Proteins encoded by one window of Bactrocera oleae isolate idBacOlea1 chromosome 4, idBacOlea1, whole genome shotgun sequence:
- the LOC106626764 gene encoding uncharacterized protein — protein MSDDSLDGDLNSATSSPEKRRSTVPDILPHQRSFEKRYSHMIHKQILETGVNKEALQRQINAYFSCGGAGSSGGGGARHRQSSTQEDVNENVTEPAAKGEGQVAQERVKRTGEESRRTLDKAETVDIADLQGAKVSGDL, from the coding sequence ATGTCAGACGACAGTTTGGACGGTGATTTGAACAGCGCCACTTCAAGTCCCGAAAAGCGACGCTCGACGGTACCCGATATTTTACCACATCAACGCAGTTTCGAGAAACGTTATAGTCACATGATTCATAAGCAAATACTGGAGACGGGCGTGAATAAGGAGGCGCTGCAGCGTCAAATCAATGCATATTTCTCCTGTGGTGGCGCAGGCAgcagtggtggtggtggtgccaGACACCGACAGAGTTCCACTCAGGAAGATGTGAATGAAAATGTGACAGAACCTGCAGCTAAGGGTGAGGGACAAGTGGCGCAGGAGCGTGTAAAGCGCACTGGAGAGGAGAGTAGAAGGACGTTGGATAAAGCAGAAACTGTGGATATAGCTGATTTGCAGGGCGCAAAAGTTTCCGGTGATTTGTAA